The genomic window GTTCGTCTACTTTAACTAACCCACGGTCAGTCATTTCAACTCCAGCACCTTCTAATCCAAGCTCATCTGTGTTAGGACGACGGCCAACAGTTACCATTACGTAATCAGCGTCAATTGATTTTTCTTTACCGTTTACTTCATATTTAACAGTTACGCCATTTTCGGTTTGAATCGCTTCTTTAGCCATTGCAGATGTCTCAATTGTTACACCTTTTTTTGCAAAATTAGTTGTAACATATTTAATCATGTCTTTTTCAAAAGTGGGCATAATAGAATCTGTTCCTTCTAAAATAGTTACATCAGCGCCTAAGTTAGCATATGCGCCAGCAAGTTCACTACCAATGTAGCCTCCCCCAACAACAATTAATTTTTTAGGTACTTCAAGAAGTGCTAAACCACCGGTTGAATCAATAACACGTTTACCAAATTTGAAACCTTTGATTTCAATCGGACGGCTACCAGTTGCAACGATTGCATTATTAAAAGAATACGTTTGGCCAGTTTTTTCTCCCATAACGCGCATAGTGTGCTCGTCATTGAAATAAGCTTCTCCTCTTAAAATTTCAATCTTATTTTTTTTCAATAAGCCTTCGACACCTTTGGTAAGAGTCGATACCACTTTATTGTTTTTCCATTCTTGAGTCTTAGCAAAGTCTAAAACAACATTCTCAGCTGTGATTCCAAAAGCTTCTGAATGCATAGCGTCTTGATAATGATGTCCGGCACTAATCAAAGCTTTTGATGGAATACAACCAACGTTTAAACAAACGCCGCCGATATTTTCTCTTTCTACGATGGCTACTTTTTGTCCCATTTGAGCAGCGCGTATTGCCGCAACATATCCTCCTGGGCCTGAACCGATAACAACTGTATCTAACTCTATTGCGAAATCTCCTACTACCATCTTTAACTCACCTTTATCCTTCCATCAATAATAATTCTGGATCAGCAAGCAATGTTTTTAATTCATTCATTGCTTTTTGTGCAGTTGCACCATCTATAATACGATGGTCAAAGCTTAATGATAACTGCATAACAGGTGCTACAACAATCTCATCATCTGCATTTACGACTGCTTTTTTAGCAATCCGACCAACACCTAAGATAGCAACTTCTGGGTAGTTAATAACTGGTGTAAACCAACCGCCACCAATTGAACCAATATTACTTACTGAGATAGAACCGCTACTCATTTCATTTGCTGCTAACTTACCTTCTGTTGCTTTACCAGAAAGTTCAGTAATTTCCTTTGCGATAGTGAAGATACTCTTAGCATCTGCATCTTTAATAACTGGTACAAATAAACCACGATCAGTATCAGTAGCAATACCAACATTAAAGTAATGTTTGTATACGACTTCGTTTGTTGTATCATCAATTGAAGCGTTCATTGCTGGATATTTACGTAAAACAGACACAATTGCTTTAACAACGTAAGGTAAGAATGTTAACTTAATACCTTTATCCGCTGCAATATCCTTGAAATGCTTACGATGAGCCATTAATTTAGTTGAGTCAACTTCATCAAACAACGTAACATGTGGAGCAGTTGCTTTACTGTTTACCATTGCTTTAGCGATTGCTTTACGCATTGGAGTCATTGCTTCACGAGTTTCAAGTTCAGTCTGATTAGATTTAAACGCTGTAGCCGGAGCTACTGCTTTAGCTACAGGAGCTTGTTTTGTTTGAGTTGCTGCAGTTGTTGCAGTTTCTTGTTTTGCTGAACTAACTGCTGGAGTTGCACCATTTTTATTAAAGTTAGTGATATCTTCTCTTGTTACACGGTTATGTTTGCCTGTTGGTGTAACTAATGTAATATCTACATCGTTTTCACGAGCAAATTGACGCACTGAAGGCATAGCTTGTACACGTTTGTTAGAGTCAGAAGACTTAACAACGTTTGCTGTTGCAGCTACTTGTGCTGTCTCTTGAACATTATTTACAACTGCAGGTGTTGCACTTTCAGTGTTGTGTTCAGGTGAATCAATTTCAACGATTACCTGACCAACAGTAGCAACCGTTCCTTCTGCTACTAAAATCTTTTTAATTGTTCCGGTAACAGGTGAAGCAATCTCTTCAACTGATTTATCGTTTTGGATCTCAACGATTGAATCTTCTTCTTTAATTTGATCCCCTTCAGCTACTAACCATTTCACAATTTCGCCTTCTGCCATTCCTTCTCCAACATCTGGTAATTTGAATTGATAGAAAGAAGTATTTTGAGTGCTTGAAGCAGATTCTTGAACTGGAGCAGATACTGGAGCCTCTGCCTCTTTCTCTTCTTCCTCATCTTCATGTCCTGGAGCATCAATTTCAACGATTACTTGACCAACAGTAGCAACGGTTCCTTCCGCTACTAAAATCTTTTTAATCGTTCCAGAAACGGGTGAAGCAATCTCTTCAACTGATTTGTCATTTTGAATTTCAACGATTGAATCTTCCTCTTTAATTACGTCTCCTTCAGCTACTAACCATTTTACGATTTCGCCTTCTGCCATTCCTTCTCCAACATCCGGTAATTTAAATTTAAAAGCCATTTTTGATTTTCTTCCCTTCTATACTAGAATTTCTATTTTTTTGACTTACAAGATTAAATGGACAACTTAAAATCAATAGATGCAACCATTTATCATTTAAGTAAATAGTTTACATCTATTGTTTTTTTGTCTAATAATTTGCAAATTAGAAGTTATAAACTTCTTTTATTTTATCTGCAATATCAGCAGCATTTGGCAACCAAGCGCTCTCAGCTAAACCAAACGGAAATACTGTATCTGGTGCTGCAACGCGGCCAATCGGAGCTTCTAGTGAAAGTACAGCACGTTCTGCGATTTCAGACATAACCATTGCACCAGCACCTGCTTGACGTTGTGCTTCTTGAACCACTACTACACGGCCAGTTTTTTCAACTGATGCGATAATTGTTTCAATATCTAATGGAGAAACGGTTCTTAAATCTACGATTTCTACAGAGATGCCCTCTTTTTCTAAATCATCAGCTGCTTTAAGTGCTTCACGAACCATTGCACCATAAGTGATGACAGAAACGTCTTTACCTTCGCGAGAAATAGCAGCTTTACCTAATGGAATAG from Carnobacterium iners includes these protein-coding regions:
- a CDS encoding dihydrolipoyllysine-residue acetyltransferase, translating into MAFKFKLPDVGEGMAEGEIVKWLVAEGDVIKEEDSIVEIQNDKSVEEIASPVSGTIKKILVAEGTVATVGQVIVEIDAPGHEDEEEEKEAEAPVSAPVQESASSTQNTSFYQFKLPDVGEGMAEGEIVKWLVAEGDQIKEEDSIVEIQNDKSVEEIASPVTGTIKKILVAEGTVATVGQVIVEIDSPEHNTESATPAVVNNVQETAQVAATANVVKSSDSNKRVQAMPSVRQFARENDVDITLVTPTGKHNRVTREDITNFNKNGATPAVSSAKQETATTAATQTKQAPVAKAVAPATAFKSNQTELETREAMTPMRKAIAKAMVNSKATAPHVTLFDEVDSTKLMAHRKHFKDIAADKGIKLTFLPYVVKAIVSVLRKYPAMNASIDDTTNEVVYKHYFNVGIATDTDRGLFVPVIKDADAKSIFTIAKEITELSGKATEGKLAANEMSSGSISVSNIGSIGGGWFTPVINYPEVAILGVGRIAKKAVVNADDEIVVAPVMQLSLSFDHRIIDGATAQKAMNELKTLLADPELLLMEG
- the lpdA gene encoding dihydrolipoyl dehydrogenase, producing MVVGDFAIELDTVVIGSGPGGYVAAIRAAQMGQKVAIVERENIGGVCLNVGCIPSKALISAGHHYQDAMHSEAFGITAENVVLDFAKTQEWKNNKVVSTLTKGVEGLLKKNKIEILRGEAYFNDEHTMRVMGEKTGQTYSFNNAIVATGSRPIEIKGFKFGKRVIDSTGGLALLEVPKKLIVVGGGYIGSELAGAYANLGADVTILEGTDSIMPTFEKDMIKYVTTNFAKKGVTIETSAMAKEAIQTENGVTVKYEVNGKEKSIDADYVMVTVGRRPNTDELGLEGAGVEMTDRGLVKVDEQGRTSAKNIFAIGDIVPGAALAHKASYEAKIAAEAISGKKVAVDYKAMPAVAFTDPELAVVGLTLAEAKEKGMDVKASKFPLAGNGRALSLNATDGFVRLVTNKEDGLIVGAQIAGIGASDVIAELGLAIEAGMVAEDIALTIHAHPSLAETVMDASELALGLPIHM